The genomic region AATAACTGGgtcagtaacacacactatccctcatcctcatcctcttcatcctcttcatcctcatcatcctcatcatcctcatcctcttcatcctcctcatcatctaCTCGTGTACTGGGAGCATCAGCACCTGGCAGAGGACCTGAGGACCATGAAGCCCTGCAGGACAGCTGAACAGATCAGCAGGTCAGCACTGCCCAGCCTGCAGAACATCTACACCAGGACCAGAGCAGGATCatgaaggaacacacactctcacactctctctctctcacacacacacacacacacacacacacacactctcacactctctctctctctcacacacacacacacacactccaacaacAGACTGTTCCAGTGGCTGTAGTTTGGGAAACACCTCTGCAACTACATGACCACAACTGAGCGGCGAAAGAGAAGCTTTTCCCCCAAAACCATCAGAACCCTGAACTCCTGATCACTGCTCCAGctcctaatacacacacacacacacacaccacacacacacacacacacacacacacacacagtatattgtttattgtttgttacGCATGTCCTCGGAGCTGCTGCATCTCATTTCACTGCACCTTCGTTCCACTTGCGAATGAGTGTGTAACAAATAAAGTTTTGAATCTTTGAACACGGCTCAGCGAGCTCAGCCATTTAACAACCTTTATTCCGAGTcagcaaagtgctgacactggagactccttccataaatgttaaacaaaatcttctggcagaaaacttcaccgtatcagtGTTTATTATCTGCTGTACAAGCCCCTGTGAACGaactgttactatggaaacgataacgagagcattaatataaccctgcactactgtcagagctgctgttatagaaaactaatcaacaccttctgaccaatcagagtgcagaactcagcagcgctgtggtgtaaaggctttatttagattatatattatagGTGAGTGTAGGCTGTGGAATACAGGTAATGACCTGTTTATCATTTGTGGATTATAGATTATGAGAGATGAGTTATTGGTTGTGGATTAAGGAATTATAGGCCAGAGAGGTGGTTATTATTATGGGATATGAATAATAGGTTATGGATTATGGATTGTAAATGATGAGGTTATTGTATATGTAGTAGATCATGATCACAgattacagattattatttataggccaTGGATGATGGGGTTATGGGATATGGATTATGGGTTCTCGGTTTTTCCGCTTTCACCTCACTGTGTTTTCCTGCTGCAGCCGACATGCAACTGCAATAACAGCGACATGCttacatcccacacacacactcacacacacacgcacacacgcacacacacacacacacacacacacacacacattcctcatCCTACTAGATCAGTCACCATGGAGATTTGTGTGTGGAGATTTGGTGTTGGTCACCAATCAGGGTCGGAGTTAAGGAGGTGGAGTCACCTccccccaaccacacacacacacacacacacacgacatccCATAATGCTTGTGTCATGCTCTGAAAAGAGACCACTTAGACATGGAGTGAAGAGCATGTAAACCATGATGGTCACACTAACGTGTGACCTActtacttttacacacacacacacacacacacaaactctgtgCATCAgcggtgtgtatgtgtgtgtgtgtgtgtgtgtgtagtggtagGAGGAGGGGCTAGATCTCTATCCTATAATATTCTCTCAGATGTCCACAGTAACCCAGTTACACAGAAACAGGTCAGCACTATTGAGTGTGTATGACTGTTATTATAACGCATTATAACCTCCATTACTACAGGAGAAATCCTGTACATAAGTGGGCGTGTCATAAAGGACGAACGCCATTGGTCAGTTTTAATTCTAATTCCCATCATTACAGTGCAGTAGTTAATTTGATATTTAAACTTAAACACCAGGCcagtgagaaataaaataattgtcatGTGTATTAACTAGAGACAAAAACTATTTATGCTCATACTGGAGcttgaaaaagaagaaaaaattgttgacaacaacaacaacaataataataacaataataataataatcgctGTACACATCCAGGAATAATAATGAACAGTAATTAAAGGCAGTTTGTGTACCAGACAaacagcagtgtgtggtgtgtgtgtgtgtgtgtgtgttaatcagaTGAACAATGATGAGCCAACGCTGCTGTAACCATGGTGAtgagtttattatgtttattaagttGTGTGCAGTGAAACATGTTTATGTGTTTACAGCAGCGTGATGTACAGAGTGATGAGTCTGGAATAAATATGAGATTATAATCAGTAACGCTGAATATTACAAACACACCACGTGCTCTACTCTACATTTATTACACTCTTCCATACTACagctgtgtgttacagggtTAATCTCCGCCTTAAAGCTTTGTCTCATCCagttagtctgtgtgtgtgtgtgtgtgtgtgtcacagttcAGGTTTTAACCCCATCTATTATAATTTTCATACTTACATGTTAATGTATTGTATAATAAGAGATTTTAGACTGAATGTGAATTGAAgcaaagctgctgattggtcggaTGCAGTAACACCCaatatgacatcatcatcatcatcatcatcatcgtcatcatcatctggCAGCTGGAATTAAAATTTCCCAACACCgagcctcatttatcactcgtttagtaaatgtgtgtgtaaatgttttcatggcAAAAGTTTGCTGATAAACACCAGTCATTACCATAAACGTTCATGGCACAGGTGATtgacatttagccacgcccacaaatctctaaagctcacagagagcaaCAAACTTACGACTAATcggtgaaagagcgcctcctaagcGTGGCAtgcgctaaatcttccaataatgcagctcagcatTTGCAGCGTGTCGACTACCACAGTCTCGCAccaactcctcctccttttatagggtgccattacttttgtcctgattGAATGATGAGTTTTTTCCTGTGTGACGGCTCTGTGGACTCCTGAGTGGCACAGAAACGGGTTCGCCCTATCACCTGTGGGCGGgagtcaatcacagagacactagccaatcgtgggtctctgtgagctcgtgtatgcagaagagggaggATAGCGCTTTCCTGTGAGtgtgcagcatgagcagcagtttgataagatgcagttggcttcatgtgtctcgggaaaaatccaaaataaaaaaatgcatggaTTTAGAATCGATTTCAATCCAGTGATTTAAACTTGGCAGTGTGATGTGAATATATAACCAGTAACTCATCAGCACTCGGGGTTtgcattagtgagtctccttaaaCGCAAATTTACGCAATTCAAATGCCACAGTTCATGTGAaaatgctcctgtgaatgatttatgaaagaataaatttgtttatatcCAGGTTGATGAACGAggctcagtgtgtgagtgagtcatTCCCAGGCTGCACTTTAATGATAaactacatgtgtgtgtgtgctaagcTAGTCAGCATGCGTGTAGTGTGttccaactgtgtgtgtgtgtgtgtgtgtcactctttGCAGGTGTGTATGAGCACTGTGTTCCTGCATTGCTGACACCGGACCGAGCAGCACCACGAGAATTTACAGGAGCAGCGCTGAACCACTTCGGCTCGACCCGAGCGGAAACCCGGACCACAGCACAGCAGCTCACAGCTGTCCGGGGCTAAGCGTGATGTCCCTGTGTGACAGGAAAGGGGCGGAGCAGAGAGATGAGGGGTGGAgcaaagagtgagtgagagagagtgagagagagggagaaagggggggagagagagagacagagagacagagagagagagagagagagagtgagagtgagtgagagacagagagagagagagtgagagagtgagagagagtgagtgagagtgagagagagagtgagagagagagtgagtgagagagagagagtgagagtgagtgagagagaaagtgagagagagtgagagtgagagtgagattgagagagagagtgagtgagagagagtgagagtgagagtgagagagagagagagagagagtgtgagagtgagacagagagagagtgagagagagagagagagagagtgagtgagagagagagagtgtgagagtgagtgagagagagagtgagagagagtgagacagagagagtgagagagagagagagagagtgagtgagagagagagtgagtgtgagagtgagtgagagagagagagagagagagagtgagagagtgagagagagagagagtgtgagagagagcgagtgagagtgagagagagagcgagagagagagagtgagtgagagagagagagtgagacagagagagtgagtgagagagagagagagagtgagtgagagagagtgtgagagagagagagggagagagagagtgagagtgagagagagagtgagagagagagagagagagagagtgagacagagagagtgagagagagagagtgagagagtgagagagagagagagagagtgagagagagagagagagagagagtgagagtgagagagagagagtgagagagagagagtgagagtgagagagagtgagagagagagagagagagagagagtgagacagagagagagagtgagagtgagagagagtgagagagagagagagagagagagagtgagagagagagagagagtgagagtgagagagagtgagagagagagagagagagtgagagagagagagtgagacagagagagagagagagagagagagtgagagagtgagagagagagtgagagagagagagtgagagagagagagagagagagagagagatgtatgaCAGTGCTGTAACAGTCTGAGTTCATACTGATGTACATCACAAAGGAAAAGTTCAAAACCATATGGAAATGAAGGGGCGGAGTATGGAGATGAGGGGGCGGGGCAAACTGAGAAAGGAGTGACTGCTGTGACAGTTTGTGTGGGCATTATAAGGAATGGGGCGGGGCAGAAAGCTATGACATCATGATGTagcattttgtaaatatgtaccGTTGCAGCGGCGGCCAGCGGTTCCCAGAATGCCGTTCTCAGGGTCCAGGCGACAGAAATCAGGAGAAGCGGCCAAGTAGACGAGATCTCGTGCGGCAGGCGGCTTCACGTCAGGGTCCTTCGGCAGCAGAGCGGCGCGAGAACCGATACGCGTCAGACGCACCTGAGAACCAAcaggtgacctttgaccttacTGCACATCCAAGATCAGTCCCGAACACTAGGTTTATGTCAGGTTAGTGTTCTTAAATAACGTCCCAAACACCAGAGTAGCAGCAGACTCTACCTTAGTGACACTTCTTGTTAGCGAGTATTACGTTCTATCCTACGTGTTCGACACGGCCTGAGTCACGTCATACCTCTGTGGCTCCGTCAAATCGCTCCTTCAGTACAGCGCCGACTCTGCGGAACGGAGGCATCACCTTCCAGCAGGTTTTGAGCTCACAGGAACCCGAAACACCGTGACACTTACACTCCACCTGCATGTTGTGGAGGATAAcctgaagagagagacagacagagagacagaacagagagacagacagagagagagacagagagagagagagagagagagacagaacagagagagagacagagagagagacagagagacagacagagagagagacagacagagagacagacagagagagagacagagagagagacagagagagagacagagagacagagagacagacagagagagagacagagagacagacagagagacagacagagagagagacagagagacagacagagagagagacagagagagacagacagataaagagagagagacagagagacagacagagagacagacagagagagagacagagagacagacagagagacagacagagagagagacagacagagagacagacagagagagagagagagagagagagacagagagacagacagagagagagagacagagagacagacagagagacagacagagagagagacagagagagagacagagagagagagagacagagagacagaacagagagagagacagagagacagaacagagagacagacagagagagagacagagagacagacagagagacagacagagagagagacagagagacagacagagagagagacagagagacagacagagagagagacagagagagacagacagagataaagagagagagacagagagacagacagagagagagacagagagagagacagacagagagagagacagagagacagagagagagacagagagagagagagagagagagagagagagacagacagagagagagacagagagacagacagagagagagacagagagacagagagagagacagacagagagtggaaTGGGTGAAACTGCAGTGAAACGTGGAAGGACACTGCTGTTTATTCCGTatcgtctgtctgtctgcactcACCTTCCGTCCTGCTTCGTTATTGTGGATGTTCATTAGCGGTCGCGCCGATGCCGTGCCCTTCGCTCGCTCCGGCTCATCAACGAACGTCTGAGAGAACGCAACACCGTACGACAGATTATCTGAACACCCCGACCACTGAAaccctgcagagacacacagacatgaggacATGAGGACATGAGGATGTGAGGATGTgaggaaaggaggaaaggaggaaaggagGACGTCCCTCTTCAGTAGGGTTCAGATCCTGATGTAAAACACAGATTTCATGTGCCTTTAACCGTTTCTGTGTTGCTTTGGATCTACGTTAGGGTTCATTACCTTATCACgttttaacctcctggcagagacaaccaggttttgggctgaaatattCCAATCACAGTGCCATGATGTAACGCTAGCTAGCTTATTTAACAGTAAGATCACACACGTTATCTTTATCTTAGCTACCTTTAGCAAATGGgtaacattaataacaataaaaacttcATCTCTAGTGAAAGAGGATAACTGCGCGAGCGTTGTGTAAGCAGTGCAGATAATCATGTGACTGATTTCAGCCAATGGAACAGTGGCAACTATTATTGCTACTTATCTAACTCTAGTTAACTAAGGCTGTTTAGACATGTTGTGTTTAgcactgaaatgtgtgtgtgtgtgtgtgtgtgtgtgtgtatacacacccTCAGGACTGACTCCCCGGACCTTGCGGTCACAGCCGCACCTCTCCAGCTCCCCCCGGCTGCAGCCTCGTGTCACTGCAAcagctacagcagcagaggagaggGCGTGGACAAACGCCGCCTCCCGCGtccctgcaacacacacacacacagacgcgcacacgcacacagacacacacatacacacacacacagacacacacacacgcacactcgcacacagacgcacacacacgcgcacacacacgcacacagacgcgcacagacgcgcacacacacagacgcgcacacacacagacgcacacacacacagacgcacacacacgcacacacgcacacagacgcacacagacgcacacagacgcacacacgcacacagacgcacacacacgcacacagacgcgcacacacacacacacgcgcacagatgcacacacacacgcacacacacacacagacgcacacagacgcacacacacacagacgcacacacagacgcacacagcCTGATATTGCTGAATGACGGGCATCTCTGGGTCAACAAGGGCGGAGTTTAAGTTAGACTTGGTTAGCTAACGATGTCACATTTAGCCTCTCGTCTCACTTAGCATAAAATACAGTTTCTGTTAAACAACAATGTTagaggtgatgtgtgtgtgtgtgtgtgtgtgtgtgtgtgtgtgtgtgtgtgtgatgaacgtGCGTGTAGAGGTGTTagaggtggagtgtgtgtgtgtgtgtgtgtgtgtgtgagagatgaacGTGAGTGTAGAGGTGAAATTTCTGACCTTGATTCATAACACGGCCGAACACGTTAACACCACGAGGAGTAGTGGAGCAGTTCCACCTCCGATTACGGAACTGATGctgacactgagagagagagacagagagaaagagagagagagagagagacagagagaaagagagagagagagagagagacagacagagagagagagagagagacaggcagaaagagagagagagagagagagagacagagagagagagagagagagaggtagagaggtagagagagagagagagagagagagagacaggcagaaagagagagagagagagagaggtagagaggtagagagagagagagagagagagagagaggtagagagagagagagagagagagagagagagagagagatggtatTACGGTTGAGAAGCAGAACCAGGTCAGATCTGTAATAGTGATGTTTGTGTCAGTAAcagaaattaaaagaataaaacatgaatggttctttaattattgtttcaaaacacaggcaggagaaacaaaaaccttttttaatttttatcatcAATAGCAGATGTGTTTAACGTAAACATTTCCGTGATGTTCCTCGAGTAAGAGTGAGTCTGAGTGGAGAAGTGCTCTTTCACGCTCCGCTCGTTCTGTCACTGCAGTCGTTTAAAAAGAAGAGACTGGCTAACGTTCATACAGTcagtaaattattatatattgtagcGAGTGTTAGCTGCCTTGGTTTGCACCGTCACTTCTTTCACTCACGTTGGTTTGCTAGTTCTAATATCAGTACAGCGAGCTACAGCTTAGACATCAGAATGAGCAACATACCAGAAAATCTGCAGAGAAATTCCCCACTGAGGGTCTGATAGACAGAACTGCACATGGCTTTACTACAGAACTGTCCAGagcttcaggtgtgtgttggaaagtgtgtgtgggttcaTGAGACTCAACTGTCATGTCCAAAACTGTCACCGCAACCACGCCCTTTTATTTACCACCAAATAACTcccataaaacacatttatcataaAGAAAATTATTGGGGGAGAAATCAGGGTCAACTGAACTATTCCcgaaaataatttgtggagaaTGGGTGAGGTTAAgaattgtactgcagccagccactagagggcctcagagacacgTTGGCTTCACTTCTGTTGCTACTCATATATCCAGTGACTGAACTCTGAGGTTCACCTCAAGCAAGAGACGCTGCTTTAAGATATTTTTTGATGCAGAGGCGTATAGCAGAGCCAGAGCCAACCTGAAAAGGGGCATTAGGAAAGCTAAACATTCTTACAAACTCCACATTGAGGAGCACTTCCACAACAACTCCGAGCCCAGGCGCATGTGGAAGGGcatccagaccatcactgaccacaAACCAACAACAAACACTCTGTGGAGCAGTGCCTTCCTCTCTGATGAGCTCAATCACCTCTACGCTCGCTCTGACCAAAGCAGCAGACAGGACACTACAAATGGTGACCCTGCTGTTGCCCATCTCCTCTCACTTTCTACAGCACTGAGCAGAGTAGATGCAGGTAAGTCCGCTGACCCTGATGGCGTACCCGGGCGTGTGCTCAGGGCATGTGCTACACAGCTGGTGCAGGTCTTCACTGTCATCTTCAACCCATCACTGGCCCAGAACACTGTTCCCACATGCCTGAAGACAACAACCACCATACCGGTGCATTTCGTTGCTGAGAATGTGTACTATGCAATGATAATaaagttctatctatctatctatctatctagctatctatcttTTGTAGCTGTGTACTGACCGCTACTGCTTGTGGGCGGGGCCTGCTCAGCGTTTTCTCTCACCTCGTCGATGACCATCTCAGCCGCTCTGCGTACGGACTCCATCACTTCCCCTCGCGTCCTGCACACTCCCACCTGCCCCACTGACAGACCCCGCAGACGGACACACACCCCTGAACCAGACACCGGCCGAGAGCGCGGCACACGCACCAGAGAACtgcacacaggcagacagacagacagacagacagacagacagatatagagacaggtggagagagaaTAACAAAGGCAACCACAGTTCATCTTTAGAAACTTATTCATGTGATCTGGCAGCAATTGCATATGAATGAATTTGTAGTTTTTGCTGAggttgagacagagagagacacacagacagacagacagacagatggggatatggagacagacagagacagacacacaaggaggagacagacagacagacagacatactgggacagagagacagacagagagacagacagactgggacagagagacagacagagagacagacagactgggacagagagacagacagactgggacagacagacagacagagagacagacagactgggacagagagacagacagagagacagacagactgggacagagagacagacagactgggacagagagacagacagagagacagacagactgggacagacagacagacagagagatagacagagagacagacagacagagagacagacagagagacagacagactgggacagacagagagacagacatagagagagacagacagacagacagacagacagagagacagacagagagagacagacagagagacagacagagagagagacagacagagagagagacagagagagagacagacagactggacaGTGTGTTATGAAGTCAGGGAGTGGAGGGAATGAGTAAGAACAGTTAGCGTACACACGCACAGTAATAAGGTACATGGAGAAATGTAATTACGCTAACCCCGCCCTTAACCCCGCCCTTAACCCCGCCCTTAATCCCACCCACAACCCCGCCTCTAATTctaacattaacaaattaaGTCAGGTGAATTGTTAGGAATCTGCACGTGAGAGACGGTGTAGGGATTagtgtgtacatatgtgtgaTGTCATCATCTTTCACTTACAGCCAGTTGGTTGCCATGGTGAGGTGGGTTGCCCATAGCAACAGCAGGAGGCGTCGTCCCGTGTGATTGACAGAAGAGGCAGTGGGCATCAGACTGtctatccctctgtctgtccctctaaCTGTctgcttatctatctatctatctatctatctatctatctatctgtctgtctgtctatctgtctatctgtctgtctttatatatTAATCTATCAGTCTGTATATGCATGTAATTGTTTGTCCATCTATCTATAattccatctatctgtctgtctacctatctgtttatctgtctatctattttcTTTGGATCTtcctgtatttctgtctgtttagTCAGTCtatatgtgtctgtctgtctgtctgtctgtccgtctgtctgtccgtctgtctcactctgttgGGGATTTTCCCCTCATCTCTGTCAAAGTGAGTTTTAATAATCAGCAGTTATAAAATTattacacataaatacacaaaataatctaatatggtgtgttctgattggctgagagcagtacattatgttctgattggctgagagcagtagtgtgttctgattggctgagagcagtacattatgttctgattggctgagagcagtagtgtgttctgattggttgagagcagtagtgtgttctgattggttgagagcagtagtgtgttctgattggttgagagcagtagtgtgttctgattggttgagagcagtacagtgtgttctgattggctgagagcagtagtgtgttctgattggctgagagcagtagtgtgttctgattaatgtgttaattaattaattaattaaattatctGATTAAATTATTAGAAAAGACCACCACATTAACGCAGTGTTagacgtttgtgtgtgtgtgtgtaaaacgaCATCACAACAGTATGAATAAGTGAGGTTTCGCTGTAATGAGGAAGTGAGACTCACCTGTCCAGAGCACCACGGCAACCatccaataataataacaaaaataaaaataaatccaacaGGATGATAATTAAAAGCGCTCCAGTGATCTACACTCGGGTTTACGTCCACTCATCTTACTGAAGTAGGaataaattactgtaattattattattattaaagtaatgttttattattaacactTCTGACTCTTTCACTTTATCCTACTTTATCCCaataatctgttaaaaaaaacattagtctTTACCCGGACTAACtggattaatttatttaaagttgtaattaaaatattaattaaagtcCAAATAAAGTCATAATTGAAGGTCAATTATAGTCCTAATTAAAATCCCTGTGCAGAGCAAGAGCAAGTGAGTCCTTTCCCCAAAACAAACCGAAAAGGTGTATTCCTCTAGAGAAGGACGAACCGGACGAGTGCGAGGGGACGAGTGGAGATAAAGGAGGTGGGACAGGGgttataaagagagagagagagagagagagagagagagagatgagctcAGCCTCATTATCACTGTTAGCACTgaacacactctgtgtgtgtgtgtgtgtgtgtgtgtgttgtctttcATAAATATTGgtaaatgatgaatgaatcagGAATGACTCGTTCTCTTAAATGACTCTTTTGAGTGAATCAAATGAATTGCAAACTCAAACTAACCAAATCATGCTTTCATTTaaacgctgaaacacacacacacaaacacacacacacaatattaattGCGTGACTGCTGTAGTGCTCACCACTATTCTTAACTTAAGcaccagtgagtgtgtgtgtgtgtgtgtgtgtgtgtgtgagagagagagagagagagagagagagagagagagagaaaatgtagGAGTTTCCTATTCGAATACtcatgacgtgtgtgtgttacctaGCGTCTGTGAAGTCTGCGTCAGAAAATGTCACCCCTTTATACCTCTTACAAAAAAAGTCTTTTGCGTAAAACTGAGAGAAGCGAGTGATAAATAAACGGAGGGATAAATacaatgagtgagagagacagagacagagagagagagtggacaTGCCCCTGTCCCCTTTACCTCTTGTTTAATTTTCC from Pangasianodon hypophthalmus isolate fPanHyp1 unplaced genomic scaffold, fPanHyp1.pri scaffold_109_ctg1, whole genome shotgun sequence harbors:
- the wnt4b gene encoding wingless-type MMTV integration site family, member 4b, which codes for MPTASSVNHTGRRLLLLLWATHLTMATNWLSLVRVPRSRPVSGSGVCVRLRGLSVGQVGVCRTRGEVMESVRRAAEMVIDECQHQFRNRRWNCSTTPRGVNVFGRVMNQGTREAAFVHALSSAAVAVAVTRGCSRGELERCGCDRKVRGVSPEGFQWSGCSDNLSYGVAFSQTFVDEPERAKGTASARPLMNIHNNEAGRKVILHNMQVECKCHGVSGSCELKTCWKVMPPFRRVGAVLKERFDGATEVRLTRIGSRAALLPKDPDVKPPAARDLVYLAASPDFCRLDPENGILGTAGRRCNGTSRLAPDSCELLCCGPGFRSGRAEVVQRCSCKFSWCCSVRCQQCRNTVLIHTCKE